The following coding sequences lie in one Sesamum indicum cultivar Zhongzhi No. 13 linkage group LG9, S_indicum_v1.0, whole genome shotgun sequence genomic window:
- the LOC105170138 gene encoding ethylene-responsive transcription factor-like protein At4g13040 isoform X3 has protein sequence MMRTRNSHGRSSFLAPLSCAFEHGHTPENCAESTKSVSVHPLPLNDNYKPNEETTSETGPGSSNLSASSPPKEHLIQQFPEIKRRKRHRRKQVENQEQCVMRGVYFKNLKWQAAIKVDKKQIHLGTVGSQEEAARLYDRAAFMCGREPNFELSEEEKQELRKFKWDEFLAMTRSAITNKKSQRRSGTVPRRKFEENEWEGEQGRNGFSASEDDALAP, from the exons ATGAT GAGAACCAGAAACAGCCATG GAAGAAGTTCTTTCTTGGCTCCACTCTCCTGTGCTTTTGAGCATGGACACACCCCTGAAAACTGTGCTGAGAGTACCAAATCCGTCAGTGTTCATCCACTGCctttaaatgataattacaaGCCAAACGAA GAAACCACCTCAGAAACTGGCCCTGGCTCATCAAACTTGTCTGCTTCCAGCCCGCCAAAAGAGCACCTAATCCAGCAATTCCCTG AGATCAAACGCAGAAAGCGACACAGGAGGAAGCAAGTGGAAAATCAAGAGCAATGTGTCATGCGAGGTGtctatttcaagaatttaaaatgGCAAGCTGCCATTAAAGTCGACAAGAAGCAGATCCATTTGGGAACTGTTGGCTCTCAAGAAGAGGCTGCCCGATTATACGACAG GGCTGCGTTCATGTGTGGAAGGGagccaaattttgaactatcCGAGGAGGAAAAACAGGAATTACGGAAGTTTAAATGGGATGAGTTTCTAGCTATGACTCGTTCCGCCATCACTAACAAGA AAAGCCAGAGAAGAAGTGGGACGGTGCCAcgaagaaaatttgaagagaaTGAATGGGAGGGCGAGCAAGGACGCAATGGTTTTTCAGCCTCAGAAGATGATGCATTAGCCCCTTGA
- the LOC105170138 gene encoding ethylene-responsive transcription factor-like protein At4g13040 isoform X2 — protein sequence MVSIRRRKLLGMCSGRSSFLAPLSCAFEHGHTPENCAESTKSVSVHPLPLNDNYKPNEETTSETGPGSSNLSASSPPKEHLIQQFPEIKRRKRHRRKQVENQEQCVMRGVYFKNLKWQAAIKVDKKQIHLGTVGSQEEAARLYDRAAFMCGREPNFELSEEEKQELRKFKWDEFLAMTRSAITNKKSQRRSGTVPRRKFEENEWEGEQGRNGFSASEDDALAP from the exons ATGGTGAGCATTCGAAGACGCAAGCTCTTAGGAATGTGCTCTG GAAGAAGTTCTTTCTTGGCTCCACTCTCCTGTGCTTTTGAGCATGGACACACCCCTGAAAACTGTGCTGAGAGTACCAAATCCGTCAGTGTTCATCCACTGCctttaaatgataattacaaGCCAAACGAA GAAACCACCTCAGAAACTGGCCCTGGCTCATCAAACTTGTCTGCTTCCAGCCCGCCAAAAGAGCACCTAATCCAGCAATTCCCTG AGATCAAACGCAGAAAGCGACACAGGAGGAAGCAAGTGGAAAATCAAGAGCAATGTGTCATGCGAGGTGtctatttcaagaatttaaaatgGCAAGCTGCCATTAAAGTCGACAAGAAGCAGATCCATTTGGGAACTGTTGGCTCTCAAGAAGAGGCTGCCCGATTATACGACAG GGCTGCGTTCATGTGTGGAAGGGagccaaattttgaactatcCGAGGAGGAAAAACAGGAATTACGGAAGTTTAAATGGGATGAGTTTCTAGCTATGACTCGTTCCGCCATCACTAACAAGA AAAGCCAGAGAAGAAGTGGGACGGTGCCAcgaagaaaatttgaagagaaTGAATGGGAGGGCGAGCAAGGACGCAATGGTTTTTCAGCCTCAGAAGATGATGCATTAGCCCCTTGA
- the LOC105170138 gene encoding ethylene-responsive transcription factor-like protein At4g13040 isoform X1, with protein sequence MAVTLPPFYVLGEPETAMVSIRRRKLLGMCSGRSSFLAPLSCAFEHGHTPENCAESTKSVSVHPLPLNDNYKPNEETTSETGPGSSNLSASSPPKEHLIQQFPEIKRRKRHRRKQVENQEQCVMRGVYFKNLKWQAAIKVDKKQIHLGTVGSQEEAARLYDRAAFMCGREPNFELSEEEKQELRKFKWDEFLAMTRSAITNKKSQRRSGTVPRRKFEENEWEGEQGRNGFSASEDDALAP encoded by the exons atGGCCGTCACTCTACCACCTTTTTATGTATTGG GAGAACCAGAAACAGCCATGGTGAGCATTCGAAGACGCAAGCTCTTAGGAATGTGCTCTG GAAGAAGTTCTTTCTTGGCTCCACTCTCCTGTGCTTTTGAGCATGGACACACCCCTGAAAACTGTGCTGAGAGTACCAAATCCGTCAGTGTTCATCCACTGCctttaaatgataattacaaGCCAAACGAA GAAACCACCTCAGAAACTGGCCCTGGCTCATCAAACTTGTCTGCTTCCAGCCCGCCAAAAGAGCACCTAATCCAGCAATTCCCTG AGATCAAACGCAGAAAGCGACACAGGAGGAAGCAAGTGGAAAATCAAGAGCAATGTGTCATGCGAGGTGtctatttcaagaatttaaaatgGCAAGCTGCCATTAAAGTCGACAAGAAGCAGATCCATTTGGGAACTGTTGGCTCTCAAGAAGAGGCTGCCCGATTATACGACAG GGCTGCGTTCATGTGTGGAAGGGagccaaattttgaactatcCGAGGAGGAAAAACAGGAATTACGGAAGTTTAAATGGGATGAGTTTCTAGCTATGACTCGTTCCGCCATCACTAACAAGA AAAGCCAGAGAAGAAGTGGGACGGTGCCAcgaagaaaatttgaagagaaTGAATGGGAGGGCGAGCAAGGACGCAATGGTTTTTCAGCCTCAGAAGATGATGCATTAGCCCCTTGA